Within the Eucalyptus grandis isolate ANBG69807.140 chromosome 1, ASM1654582v1, whole genome shotgun sequence genome, the region CATAAATAGCTTCAAGTTAGGTGTTTTGAATGTGTACGTCTTGTCTTGATGTAATCGTGCTTccacatgcttatttatgtagGTACGAGATTTGGTGCATGAATCAGGAAGGAATTCATCGAAAATCTGCATGGGATCTTCGGATTTTTTTGTCGAACTTACACAGGAAAAGGTCGACAATCCATTGGATTTTCTGAAGGTTCTGAAAGACGCATTTCAAAGTCGAGGAaaatgatgttttgaagttCAATATTTCTCACTTGTACGGTTTGAATTCCACGCACCCTCTCTTGTTGCTTTTCTGGGCTTTGTGCTTTCTTGATATATTATGATGACAATGTTAGCTAGAAACTTCATTTTGCTGAAGGGTGAATAActgtgcaatttttttcttttgaaagaattcaaaaataattcgTGAGGAtacaaagaatgaaaaataaatctgaGCAATTAGTACAGATATACCGTAATGTCTACTATTATCAATTGCCCTCTTAAACAGATTCAATTGATTGTGGTGCCAAGCTTCTGAAATGAACAATAATGTTTTCCTTAGATATTAGGAACAGCATTTGTTCATACCTTTCGTAATCAGAGTTTCAAGCCCCTCTTGGCTGCTTTATCATCATTAGATGGATTAGTTTGTTTGGCTGAAATTATTTATAGGTATTGCATGGAAGAGGATGCTACTCAACCTAGTTGTTTACTTTTACTTTCAGGGAGTACCACACCTTGATAATTTTAGGAgaggattttttcttttacttttaaagCCAAAGCTGAACACTAGCGATACACATGATAATTAcaagggttaatatcctgaaaaaccccaaactggtacacttgtaacaaatttacccaaactatttttttgactatggAAAACCGTAAATTGGtatacccgtgacaaatttatcccgactgactataaaaaactctagactggtacatttatgacaaatttacctcaaactaatttattcgactacaaaaaaaccccaaaatggtaaatttgtgacaaatataccctttactaaattggattaatatcacaaaaaaattacaaaaattgtaaattgtgacaaacgaaacataaaatcctaaattggtatactggtCAATTATCACGTATCATTTAACttatgagaataaaatttaataaaaactagaatagggtaaatttgtcacaaatgtatcagtttggggtaaattacatttggggtaaatttgtcaaaggtataccagtttaggatttttggcggtcaaaaaaatagttttggataaatttgtcacaagtgtaccagtttggggtttttcaaggtattaactcTAATTACAAAATGTTATACTTGATTAAGTACACGGCAGTAACCCTCCCATGCCCAAGCCATTGTTCAGTTTTAATTGATACTTTTTGATGCATTCTCCTGTTATATAATCAGGATACAATCCATATATCCTACAACAACTTGGTTACCGGAGAAAACCTGTATAACAAGCTTTCTCTTGTTGATTCGGCCTCCTTTTACTCATGGGCTAAAGTGAAAGGCATTTGACTTGTTTGCTTCCTCTATTGTTTTCATGGGTTGTATTGGCTTTTCATATGTGGAGGCTTTTGCTCCATTGACTaagtttttttcttatatttttggGTGATTATGCAAGGTGCTCTTCAGtttacttctttcttttggtaacGATACTTTCTCAGATTTTTGACATGCTTATCATTCTTTTTAGATATCAAGTCCATTATCGAAAGGAACCGCAAACATGCCATCTCGGTACGTTTCTGAGATGAAACTTGCTTTTTGTGATTCTAGCCTACACCATGTTTCACACTGTCCATTCTTCCATTGTCGGTTTTTCCAGGACAAGTAACAACGATGTCGGACGTACTCTGGATGTTGTTCCTTCGCCATTAAGTGCTGAAAAGTCTGCCGGTTCAGTTGCTCTGGTCAAAGCAAGTTCTGAGAAAGTTAAAACTAAGACCTGCAGGAGAATACCTGACTGCAGGTGCTGCGTGAGGCAAAATGCTGCTCGGAACTGCTCTAAAACTTGAGAAAAACAAGCCTGTAATCCCAAAAAAGGACTAACTGTTGCAAAAAGTCGAGAGAGTTCTCTTCAAACAAGACCAAGCCAATGTCATGCTTCTACACAAGATAAAACATGTtggatttatttctttctcGGAATTTGTTTTGTGAACGCAAACATGTGTCCTATTAGCTTAGTAGTTGAAGTATGAATTGTAAACATTAGAAGGATGAAATATTCATTTGTTAATGTAAGTAAATTTCATCTTGGTTTCTTTACTTACTTTGTGTAACAAgagattcatttgtcaattgcaATACGAGgagaattttgatatttaatttatgaATGTGGTATCTCCATGAAGACTTTTCATGGAGGAGAGAATTCAATAGTTCAAgagaataaattataaattcaaaGTGCAATTTCAAGAGTTGATCTCCATCGTATGTTGTTCAACTTGTTCTCACATTAACTCATCTTTCATTTGGGGAAAACGTCAAATTTGCACAAAGAAGTGAGTGGCATCAAtgtgattcaaaattcaaagtgcCAAGTTTCAACAGGTTAATAATCACATTATGAACGAAATTGTTCATTACATCAAGTCTTGTGTATTGATTTAACAAGGGAATTGATATCGGGTTAAACACTTCATAAATCTGCAAGAGTAACTCCACATTTAGAAGCTCAACCACAAGTTCTAGGAAATCTATGCCACATTGGCAGGACAAATGAAACAGGGAGCTTGAAGATAATGACCATGGAAGTAGAGAAGAAGCAGGACATCGGGAACACCATGTCTCCTAATTGATTATCCTTGGTTGATAACTTTCTTCTTTATTAATGACAAGCACTATTCTCTAATAACAAAGTTAATTGAATAAGCATTGAaccaacatgaaaaagccatTCATATTTATCCAAGGCTCGGATGTCACCAAAACAAGGATCGCTTGCAAATTCGGATGCCGGAATATCCTCCAAACCCTTTTTCGGTGCTGTCTTTCGGAATAGCACAAGAGGATTTTTCAAACCAATGGACTTGCAAAATCAGTTGGCTAGCTCCACAAGTGTTGTTTTGTCCCTCCCAATCTCCCTAATCGAGTTATAGTAGCCAAAGCCAAGCATGGTATGCTGCTTCTTTAAAACTAGTAACAACAGTAAAACCTATGCCAATCAAAGCAACTGCACCATCGTGCATGTGAATGAACATAAGTGACTTGAGTTTGCATTAAAACCTGCCACATGCTTATTGTAGAACGAAGAAAATATACAAAGAAGCTTCTTAAAACAGCATATTGTCATATTCAACTAGATAATTGATGCGTTTAGACGATGGGAACTTGTTTGGTGCCCCATCAACAATTAAGCAAAacaccaaccaaaaaaaaaaaaaatgacaataggTAAAAACATCATCTAACCGTAGTCCACCTCATAAGTagtaagaaattgaaaaattgattctttgctTGTCATTAACACAAAAGTTGcagctgaaaaaaaaataatctcgCAGCAATACTCACCCCATCCATCATGGCCATCAAAATGCTCTCCAACCGGGCAAATGCTTTCTAGCATTTTCTTCCAGGCTTGTGCAAATTGAGGCGGCTCATCTAGATGGTCATGACATTACATATATGAGCTATATGAATGAACCTTTTTTAGGAATCCGgcaacaataagaaaatcaataactTCGTTTAGGTTGTGTAGAGTCTGCATAGTATTGACCTTACCATTAGAATTAAGCTTCCTAGTAACAGCATGGCCCTGCAGTAAGTATTGCTACAAGTCTTGGATGACCAACACCCCATCCGTGCTAGGGTGTTGGTCATCTCTTGAATATGCCTTTTAAATAAACCATGCCCTTCTCACTGAGCTGAAACTCCTTCCTCATCTGCTCAACTTGCTGATCAATCCCCGAACAACGATCTCCGATAGCGTCTAGTCTTCCGCCACTATCATCTTTACCTTAATTAGCTCCTTCCTCATTGCTCACCTCCATATCAAGGGTTTAGCCTATTCACACATGACTTCCACTCTTCCAAGATGAGGAACACTAGAACTCAAACTCTTCAATGGAAAACAATCTTCAATTACGCTAAGGGCCTCAATGCAGTGATCCAAAACCAGTTTTTACGAATGTCCAGAACAGTTATTGTAGGAATCAGGCCAACGCTAGCAAGGCCAATGCAGGAGCAAAATGTCAGCAATGCTGCTTGCCCTTGGCTTAGAGTCATGATCCCTTCAAACCTttaaacaagaacatgaagcaAATTAAATAGCAGCCCTTTTAGAACAGAGCATCATGCGTGGTTTGCTTTCATTTGCACTAACAATGGTGGCAAAAAACTCATAAGCGGACACGCTCCCCCCTCCCGGCAGCACCCGAAGAGCATTTTGTACCAAACCCATCAccgccaaagagaaaagaaaaaataccaaTGTTCATGAATCAAAGGAAGTAAGGTATAGTGAATTGGTCGATGCAgataaggaaaaacaaatgaaggatGATAACATCAAATTCAAACGTAAATATTCTCTTGTCATAGGTTGCTTGGCCTCATAATCTGTTGATCAcattttctcccctttttaGTTTGCTGCATAGCTTTCATTACCATGTGGCAACATCCATATTACGAAGTTACTCAATGTCTAAGGAAGTTATTTAACCTGGACACAAGATGTAAGGTGATCATTCTAACCCATTTTCTATCCCTCCCAGAAAAAAACAGACAGACACtctcatttcaaattttacataCTAGGTGATGTCATAAACTATAAGTGCTCAAACTCCTCTATATTAAGATCTAATGATGGATCTGAAAGAATTCCTGTCCTacttgtaattaaaaaaaaaaacattcaaacGAGTCATGAGCAATGCTTGTGTAACCATACGGACATTTATATAGTGCATTATCTCAAATTCAAGCGTTTCTGAATTCTTTCACAAACTCCGTACGTATAAAAGTAAATCACTGGAAATGTGGAGAAATGGGTTCCATCTCAAGCACTCTCTGCTAGCCAAAATGGAGAGGGAGTAGGTGTCACTGGCTTCTCTCTGCATCTCTCTGTCTTTGACGTGCTTAATGGCACATGTTATATCAATcaagttcaaaattttcctATTGACTGCAAGTAAAAGGTACATCATGTCCCTAAACTAGGATTGAGTTTCCCACAATGACATATATCCTACCATGATAAATCTAAACATACGCCACAGACAACGGGTTTGAATTGCTAAAAAATACAGGCTCAACTTTGCAGGTTCATCCCACTTAAATTTGCTCAGATACTTGATATTCCAGAGatcataataaaatgaggaTCCAACCTCATTGGAATTGAACCTCATCACAACCATAGGGAAATGGATGGCTCCATACCTATCGATGACCTTAACCTCCATGTTGGGATCAAACCTCCTCATCACAACCACAGCATACACCCTAACGACAACAGTCCCAAGACAGAGACGGCCATATATGAAAAATTGGCAAGGACAACCAAatatacattcttggagttcgGGTACTCGTACTAAGAAACTTCGAACCTTGCAAAGAGCTCGCACATGGCGATGAAATTACCATGTGTGAGCACAACCCATTTGCTCACGGCCATAGTGTTGGATGAGTACACTATAGACCCAGCACAGAAGCACCAACGATGAATGCGGGGCGGGATGAGGAAGCACCAGAAGCACCAGTGATGTGCTGGAGGCGGTGGATCTGAGCTCGGCTGCGACGAGCGAGCTCTTGGGAGGGAGAGATTTTCGAAAGAGGGCTTCATGCGGCTTGAGGGAGTGGCGAtagcggaggcggaggcgatgTGTCAAAGGCGGCGGATCTAAGCTCGGGTGCAACAAGCGGGCTTCTAGGAGGGAGAGATTTTTTAAAGAAGGCTTCGTGCGGCTTGAGGGAGTGGCGATGGCGGAACTCGAGATGCGACGGGCGGGCTCCTGAGAGATATTTGAAAGAGGGCCTCGTGCAGCCTGAGGGAATGTCTCCAGGACAGCGGAGGCGTCGTGCCGGATGCGATCGGCGGGCTATtgggaaggagagatttttgagagagagagacttcgtGCGGCTTGATGgagaagacagagaagagagagggcaCTTCAAATTCGAAGGGCGGGAGAAGACAGAAAAGGACGCAGCgattaatgaagagagagaaggagaaggcaaAAAGCGGGACCCAGGCTCCAGGTGGCGACACGTTTCGCATCCTGATTGGGCGGGCGCACCTAACATTTTCTCGTGAGGGAGGGAGAAGGGGAGACAGACTTGTGGGGCCTTTTACGACACGTGTCGCAAAATAAATGGACTCCTTTTTGGCTGAGTTGGCCTCAGAGCTGCGgttaatattttctcatctaTTAGCCCCCACTGGCAGAGCGAGCAGCGGTGTCCAAATCTTGAAAGGACATGTTGGAAATGCACATGCATGAGTTTTGGAGTTTTAACTCCGCCTTTGATTATACTCGAAATGGACGTGTTAAGCTATATTACGTGGAAAGTCAGTCCATCATTCTTTTCATAGGtttaaaatttgaatcttttttttttttttttttttcaggtttaAGATTTGAACCCCCTTTTTAAATAAAACATTCGAGCATATCAGGAATCCCAATAATGTCTGATGGCAAATGCTACGGATGGaaagagtttctttttttttttctaaaaaagaaatttctttaCTTCCTACACCTtgtaatgaaaatataataaaatcatatttgattttatggacAAAGCTGTTAATTTGTGGTCGTAGAGTTTAATAAAAGAACAATCAGATCATCAGGTCATGTTTGTGAGTCGCGTTGTTTGCATTGCAAAATAAATTAGCTTGAAGCCTGACAACCACTCACGTGGAGTGGAGTGGAgttaatgagaaaatattaggtggttCCGGATCACCAGGTCAGCGTGGTCTCCAACCACTCAGGAAGCGACACGTGGAGGTGTGGGACCTGCTCACCAGTAAACGAATTTATGcataaaattaatttcatttctctctcaGTAACCTGCACACACTAGCCccatatgctctctctctctcctgctgtGCACACAGTTCTTTCTTTGTCTCatattctctttcctcttcgTACTTTCCttgtttgaagaagaagaacgaagaGCAAACCTCTTTCCTTTCTACCGAATGCTCTCAAAAATTGAATCTCTTCCTTTGCTCTTAGATTTGACTGATTCGCGCTTGTTGTTGCTCCGGCGTTCGTCAAACGGCCGCTCCCCTACCGTCGCCGACAAATCACATTAAGGCCGCCCCTCGCGCGCTCGAAAGGGAGTGAGGCAGAGGCAGAGGGGCCGATGACCGCCCTCAACAGAGCTTCGGGTTCTCAAAGTTCTTCGGGAGCAAGTATGAGCTTGATATCATTCCTAACAAAGAGAACCCGAATGAAAACAATGCAGAATCACCAAAAGTCAGTAGTTTCTTCGACCAATTTATAGTTTTTGGAGGtttcaaataattgaaaataaaatcccCGAGAGCTTCAAAAGCAGATGGAACTTTTAAAAAGCATTCTGTCTCCAGATAAGTTCAGAACGAATGCGCTGCGAAAAGTTTCTTATTCTTCCCCTCCCCACTTCTCTTCTGCTGTTAAAATAGATGCgaaagcataattttttttttttttttttatggttggaGAAGTTGCTGCAAAAGAGAGATAGAGTATCGATACAGACGAACACTCTGCGGATCTAGTTTCGTCTGGTCCACAAGATACCAATACACCATTTCACTTGGAATCTGTCATGTGAGATTAACTAATAACTCTATTCATTTGACATCGCCAAGAATAAAAGTATAGTTAGTGTGTGgcgagaaagggaaaaaaggccAGACGCAAAAGAAGAAACCGCCATTTGAGCACCACACAAGTCAGAGCTTTTCGATTCCCCATTATCAAACACAACCATCTAATAAAATCTTCCGTAGAAGCTTACATAGAAACATGCGCTAACAAGAATGGAGTTAGCACAATTTAAaagccaagagaaaaagaaaaaaataaaagggctATGTCAAATGTTGCCAAACCATTTTCTATATACAACCAAATCATCGTCTAAAATCCCGTCCCCTACACAGCACCGACCCCCTTCTTGGCCTTCTTCACCAGCAGCTTCACGCTTTTCGGCTTCTTCACCGGTTTCTTCTTCACCTTCGCGGCAGCAACCTTCTTTACAGCTTTCTTCCCGGGCATCGCCTTTGCATAAGTCTTCACTGCTTTTGCTGCGGGCTTCAACTTCAGCTTCTCGGCTTCACACCCGTCACAGCTTTCTGCTTCATAGTTGCTTTGGGCTTGGCGGCAGCAACAACGTTCGCCTTGGGTGCCACCGCCTTCGTTACAGtggatttcaaattttggcccTTAACTATCACCATTCGTAAATGTTAGTTAACCGTTCTTGAGTAGTAAAATTGCACAAGAACTAGCGGTGGCAATCGGCGATGGACAGCGAAGTGAGATAGAAGCCAAACGAGTTGCACAGGAGACAGAGCGTGCAGGCTAGGAGGAGAGAGTGCGTCGGCAGgctaggaagaggagagagaatgggaaGAAGGCAGAAGACACCAAGTGAGGCCACCCCTCCACATGGCACCTCATGAGTGGCCGGGGACCACGCTGATGTGATGTGGAgttcccggaccacccaatattttctcgtctAGGatcagccaatattttctccttttgttttctgaTAAAAGCATGGTTATTGAAATAACGCAAGTTTACAAACTGGTCCGCTCAAATCTTAAAGATCGGCTAGGCTCAGTTCTGTTTTTCACTTGCAGCTATCAAGAGGAGCACCGCACAAGCACCGGTTGTGGAAGTACACCGTGTAATCGAAGCTCTGCAACCGCCCGCCCACCGGAATCTCCCCGCACAGCCGGTTGTAGCTCACGTTCAGGAGCTGGAGCTCCAGACCCGCCATAGCCTTCGGAATCGACCCGTATATCTTATTATGGTTCATGTCCAGGGTCGTCAAGCTCTCGTTAAAATCCACCTTCGACAGGTCGAACTCGAACTGGTTCCTCGAGATGTCGATGTGGTACGTGCTCTTGTTCCTTCCGAGCACCAGCGATGCGTCCCCTTGAAGCCTGTTCCGGGAAAGGTCGAGCTTCCCGAAGTCGACGCCGGCGAAGGTCGCCGGGAGCTCCCCGGAGAGGCTGTTGTGAGAGAGGATGAGTAGAGGTTGTTACCCTTGAGGTTGGCAAGGGAAGCCGGTATCTTCCCGGTGAGCTGGTTACGGTCGAGGCCGACGGTGCCGAGGCCGGGGATGGTGGAGAGAGAGTCGGGGATGCTGCCGGTAAGCTTGTTGAAGGAGAGGTTGAGGTAGGTGAGGTTCTTGAGCTGGCCGAGGAAGGAGGGGATTGGGCCGGTGAGATTGAGCCAGCTGAGTCTCAAGAAATTAAGGTACTTGAGCTTGGTGAAGGACTCTGGGATCGGGCCGGTGAAGTTGGAGAGCTTGTGGAGGGTGAGGTCTTGGAGGTAAGTGAGGTCGCCGATGGCGGAGGGGATTTGGCCAGGGAGGTCGGCGGCGAATAAGAAGAGGGAGATGACGCGGTGGGTCTTGCGGTGGCACTTGAGGCCGTACCAGTAGCAGCAGTCGGTGTCCGGGTTCCAGGAGGGGAGGAGGTAGGGGCTGTCGAGGGAGAACTTTATGCGGAGGAGGACCTCCTTGTCCTCGGGGTGGCAGAGGATGGCGGAGGCGGggcggaggaggaaggagaggaggggCAGGACGAGCAGGAGGAGGCGGGCCAGAGACATTGTTGAAGGTAGTGGTGGAGAGTTGTATTTTATAGGAGGAAGTCGTGTGTGGCAACTGGGGAAGGTTTGCTGGATTTGGACTCATTTAagacgagaaaatattaggtaggaAACACTACCCGTAGGCAAAGTGGAAAACCATACAAAATTGACACGTGTCGTCCACGTCAGCAATTCAAAATTTggctctccctcttcctctgtCCTCTCTTCAATAGACTCTGGCCCATCTCTCTCAACACGCTCTGATGCTCTCTCTCCTATGCTGTCCTTTGACAGCGAATTGGCCAGCAAGGGCGTTCCGCGGAAAGAGAGACAGGGTGGAgcggaggtcgcgagagggaggcaaAGGGGCATTGGCATCGGCGTTGGGGGCGAAGGCGGAGGCGCGTCGGCATCGTGCttcgctggaagagaggcacgacttcgcgaaggggggagagggagagagagagcggagcGGAGCGGAGGTCGTGAGAGGGAGGCGAAGGAgcgtcggcggcgtcggcggtaGGGTcgagggcgacggaggcaaccggtgGAGGCAAAGGCGGAGGGGTTgaacctttgttttttttttctctgaacCCTCCGCGATTTTGTTCTCACTGCAACGAagcggaggagagggagagacaggagagggaggagggagacggtctgcagaggagagcagaggagagagagcgtcagagtgTGTGCAGAGAGGTGAGAAAATATtgattgggtggtccgggaccacccaatattttcgaAGAACAAAGGAGAGGGGAGAGCAAAAATTGTTGAGAGTGGGACCCGAATTACACGTGGACGACGCGTGTCGACTTTTGTATGGTTTTCCATTTCACCTACGTGGAGTGTTTCacctacctaatattttctccatttaaGACTATTTCTACTTCTAAttctataatttcttttatatatatatatattttatatatatatatattatatatctcttcgcaaataatttttctaaattgcAAAGTATACGCTCTTTTCCCATTCTTTTGAAGAATTGCTGGTGGAATTACTGTTCTATAATTTAAGAATGCAAATCCTTAGCAATAATTAAGAGTAAATTATATTAGTGGGCCCACGCGCTAACGCGACTTTGAAGTAAGAGCCATTTTGGATATGAGAACCCCATCTTGCTCATGATGTCTCAAAACACTTTGGATTCATTTTGCCAAGCATGGAAATTCATCTCAATATCATCACCCATTCTTATATCCTTACTTAATAATCTAGAGGCAAAAACgtgaaaaattttcatttgtttcattgTGTGGAGAGTCTAACTATCAAACTTAGTCCTCATCGTCTCAACCCAACGTGGATCAGTAGCAAAGGTACTAAAACCATCCTTACGTTGAATTCATGATTTTCTAAGATATGGTGTTAATTTTGACTCTCACACTTCggttatttgttttgtttatttcactCATGCTAAATTACATTCACAATAGAtagaaagaacacaaaatttttatcatttcggTCTAGGAAAGGAAAAAGTCTTTTGTTATTGAAAGAgaactttgatttgatgaaagtACAAAGAAGTCCAGATATAGCAAAAGGTTTACTGACTTAATGTAAGTGAAGATACACACATAATGACAAAATCAACTAAAAGTGTATATACAAATGGTTGATGgagataattattcaaaaagttctaaatttattatacatcgattaattcagtcttaaattttttattgatttgtcaatttaatcttaaactttttactgtattaattaagtcttaaatcttatgaaattttatttatttagtccTGAACTTATTATGTAGATAATTAgttgaaaatattatattgacaaattgtttttttttttttttttgattcagGGAAATCCGTAGCTAGCGGGTAAACCCTGGGGCCCACGGAGGAAACCACTATTCTCGTGAAATGGGTAAGTTCACTTGCAACATGCTGaggattcgaacttctcccaTTCGTGAGGGGAAAAAACCCGAAATCAGTAGGGCCACTCAGTGCGATGGTAATAATGACAAATTGTTGATACGTTTAgattgaacaatttttccataGTCGGCGCTACTTGGAACGGTCAAGAACGAAAGCTATCTCTCCTTCAACCTTATTTACGGATGCCATGTTCATTCCTCCATGTGGCTCGGCATATGCGAAGCGGCCAGTGAAGGAGGCCTACGCTGGCATTTAAAGATTTGTCCATAGTTGACTGTCGAAAGGGGCCTGGGACTACTCTTTCAAGGGATCATCCCCTGATTTGCGTTACTGTGGCTAGGCCCGATCCGTTCCCATCGTCTTGATGATCTAGTCGGATTGAATTAagaaattgcttgttttttcatgACACTGTTGGTTTAGGAATCTGTTTTCAGCACCCCTGGGGGTTGCATGCTGCAAATCAAATGCTCTAGAATGTCCTGGATAACCTCTAGCAGATTGGGTCAATCGTAAATTACAAGTACGGCATTGACAAGTTATTCAAATATTAGATATCATAATCACTTCCGTTATATAAAATAAGTTCCATTGCTTGTTGAGTAAAATTGTCGACCCAGGAACGGGTGAGAGAAGTCCACAAGTGTATT harbors:
- the LOC108961088 gene encoding uncharacterized protein LOC108961088, whose amino-acid sequence is MKPSFENLSLPRARSSQPSSDPPPPAHHWCFWCFLIPPRIHRWCFCAGSIVYSSNTMAVSKWVVLTHGNFIAMCELFARFEGIMTLSQGQAALLTFCSCIGLASVGLIPTITVLDIRKNWFWITALRPLA
- the LOC120294837 gene encoding LOW QUALITY PROTEIN: polygalacturonase inhibitor-like (The sequence of the model RefSeq protein was modified relative to this genomic sequence to represent the inferred CDS: inserted 1 base in 1 codon), whose protein sequence is MSLARLLLLVLPLLSFLLRPASAILCHPEDKEVLLRIKFSLDSPYLLPSWNPDTDCCYWYGLKCHRKTHRVISLFLFAADLPGQIPSAIGDLTYLQDLTLHKLSNFTGPIPESFTKLKYLNFLRLSWLNLTGPIPSFLGQLKNLTYLNLSFNKLTGSIPDSLSTIPGLGTVGLDRNQLTGKIPASLANLKGNNLYXILSHNSLSGELPATFAGVDFGKLDLSRNRLQGDASLVLGRNKSTYHIDISRNQFEFDLSKVDFNESLTTLDMNHNKIYGSIPKAMAGLELQLLNVSYNRLCGEIPVGGRLQSFDYTVYFHNRCLCGAPLDSCK